The DNA sequence AAATTCGCGGAACGGATCGCCGCCGGCGGCCTGGATCTGTTCGGTGCGGGCCTGTTGTACCGGCTCGGTCGGCACCTGGAAGGGGAGCCGGGCGATGATCACCAGCCTGAGCGCCTCCCCCTTGACGTCCACCCCCTCCCAGAACGAATCGGTGCCGAACAGCACGGCGTTGTTCTCTTTGCGAAAGCGGGAGAGCAGGGCATGGCGACCGGTTTCCCCCTGCTTGAGGGCCGTAAGCCCCCGTCTGGCCAGTTCCGGGGCCAGGGCGCCGTGGACGCGGTTGAGCAGGTCGTAGGAGGTGAACAGGATAAAGGCCCCCCCTTTCGAGATGGTCACGGCTTGCAGGATGCGTTCCTCCAGCGCCTGGCGAAACCCGGGCGCGGTCGGCTCGGGCATGTCCTCCGGGATGCCGGCGAAGACCTGGGAGGCGTAGTCGAAGGGAGAGGCCAGGCGCAGTTCTCCCAGGCGCTCGGGCGCCAGAAGGCCAAAGCCGGTACGTTTCTTCAGGTAGCCGAAATCGCCCCCCACGGTCAGGGTGGCGGAAGTGACGATGATGGTCTTGATCCGGTCCAGGATGGTCTCCTTGACCTGGCCCGAGATATCCAGCGGGGCGGCGCAGAGACGAGCCTGCACGCCGCGGTGGCCGGAACGGGCCTCGATCCAGCGGCAATAGCCTTCGGCATCGGAGGTGAAGAACAGGAGGCCGTCGGCCATGGCCTGGAGGCGCCCTTCGATGCCCCCGGCATCCAGCAACTGGTCGGCCATCTTCTCCCGCAGTTTGTCCGGTAGGTCCTCGCAACGGCGCAACAGGCTGCGCAGGGCCGAGGTGTAGTCGTTCACCGCATCGGCCAGAGCGTGGGCCCGCCCTCGGCATTCCTGCCAGAAAGCGCCCTGTTCCAGGGCCGGCGTGATCCGCAGCTTGCGCTCCCGCCCCCCTTCGCCCCCCGCCTCCCGCTCAACGGCCAGGGCCAGCCAATCCATGCTCTGCTCGGTCAGGCCGGTCAGGTCGTGGGCCTTGGGAAGCAGGTGGCTCTCAAGCAGGGCCGACAGCTCGGTATAGAGCGCCTCCATGGTGTCCGGCAGATCCCGGGCCAGGCGGGCGGAGATGATGGTCAACAGGCCACTGCGGTTGGCCTTCGGGGGGACCAGCCGGTACAACTGGCGCAGGATACCGCCGCGGGAGATTATCAGGGAGAGGTGGTTGGTGGCCACGTCCTCCAGGTGATGCCCTTCGTCGAAAATCAGGCGGGTGAAGGGAGGGAGGATGGCGGTGGCGTCGTAGCCGGTCTCCTTGCGCAGGACAATGTCCGACAGCAGGAGGGCATGGTTGACCACCAGCACCTTGGCGGCCGAGGCATCGCGCCGGGCCCGGTAGAAGAAACAGCGGTTGAAATGCTTGCAGCGGGAGCGGCTGCACTGGTCCGCCTCGCAGCAGACCTCCTCCCAGGTGCCTTCCCGCGGGGTGAAGGCCAGGTCGCTGCGGCAGCCGTCCTGGCAGCTTTTGCTCCATTCGATGATGGCGGTCAACTCCGCCGCCGCCTCGTCCGGGAACAGGGAGGGCTCGGCCTCGGCGTTTTCCAGCTTGCGCAGGCAGGCATAGTTGCCGCGCCCCTTGACCAGCACCGCCTTGAATTCCAGCGAGGAGTTGCGCGCCAGAAAGGGGAGGTCCTTGCGGATCAACTGTTCCTGGAGGTTGATGGTATTGGTGGACACCACCACCCGCTGGTTGTTGCGCACCGCCCAGAGGATGGCGGGCACCAGGTAGGCCAGGGATTTGCCGGTTCCGGTGCCGGCCTCCACCAGGACCACCCGGTCGCGGTTGAACGCCTCGGCCACGGCAAAGGCCATGTGCACCTGTTCGTCCCGCTGCTCGTACCCCTTGAGGTGAGCCATCATGCCGTCCGGCGCAAAGACCCGGGCGATCTCGTCCAGGGAGAGCAACTCCCCCTTTTTCTCGGTAAAGGGGGATACCACCTGATAGCAGCGCGTGCAACCGTTGTCGATGATCGCGAAACCGATCCCCTGGTTGCCGGCCACCGAGGCGATGTCCATGTCGGCCCCGGAGGGGGTCAGATCACCGGAGGGGTGGTTGTGAATGACCACGTCGCCGCAGGCCGCACGGGTGAGGATTGCCGGTACGGCCTGTTTGCTGCCGCGGGCGATGGCCTCCACCTCGAAAACGATGCCTTCGAGATCGGCCCGGCCGATGAAAAAGACCTCGTTGCCGGCGGCCGCCTCTATCTCGTGGCGCATCAGCAGCAACGCGTCGTCGCTGAAATATTTGTGCATTGGTTGTGTGTGCTTCTTTCGTGCTGGTCGGGGTGCCGGAAGGATGCCGCAGATCTTCTTGAGAGTTTAGCAGCGCTGCCGGGGAGCGGCAAGGAAAAAGGGTGCGGTGCCCGGTTGAAATGATTGCCTGAGTCCGGGCCTCCGTGATACATATATCAAGCGGTTGCACTATTGTACTAACAGGCTGTTGAAAAACTGAGGTTGTTCAAAAATAGTCAGATCGTCGCACCCGCAGGAAGTCCTGAGGAGGCGTAGCAGCGCTACGCCGCACGAAAGGGCTTTCGAGGACGGCGTCGAGATGGCTGTTTTTCAACAACCTAAAGGAGCTTTGTATGTCCTTCCGCACCATTGAGTGGCGTGACAACGCCGTGATCATGATCGACCAGACCCGGCTGCCGGGGGAAGAGGTCTACACTACCTATGAGGATTTTAAATCCGTGGCCGAGGCCATCAAGGGGATGATCATCCGGGGAGCCCCGGCCATCGGTGTTGCGGCGGCCATGGGGGTCGCCCTGGGGGCGCGGGAAATCATCGCCGATACCCATGAGTCCTTTTTCCGCCAGTTGGAGAACGTCTGCGAGATCATGGCCCGCACCCGTCCCACGGCGGTCAATCTGTTCTGGGGCATCGAGCGCATGAAGCGGGTGGCCGAGGCCCACCGCGGCAAGAGCCTCGATCAGATTCGGGAGGCGCTCAAAAAGGAGGCCATCCGTATCGAGGAGGAGGACCTGACCATCTGCCGCAATATCGGCAAATGGGGCGCCACCCTGATCCCCCAGGGGGCTACGATCTTGACCCACTGCAATGCCGGAGGCCTGGCGACCGCCGGCTACGGCACCGCCCTGGGGGTGATCCGGGCCGCCCATGAGGCGGGCAAGGATATCAAGGTTTTTGCCGATGAAACCCGCCCCTGGCTGCAGGGGGCTCGGCTGACCGCCTGGGAGTTGGTGAAGGAGGGGATCCCCGCCACCCTGATCTCCGACAACATGGCCGGGTTTTTCATGAACCGGGGCGAGATTACCTGCTGTGTGGTGGGGGCCGACCGGATCGCCGCCAACGGTGACACGGCCAATAAGATCGGCACCTATTCGGTGGCCGTGCTGGCCAAGGAGAACAACATTCCGTTCTATGTCGCCGCGCCGCTCTCGACCCTGGATCTCTCCCTGAGCGACGGCAGCCGGATTCCCATCGAAGAACGCCCGAGGGACGAGGTAACCCACATCAAGGGTATTGCCATCGCCCCGGCGGGGGTCAGTGTGCGCAACCCTGCCTTCGACGTTACCCCGGCCCGTTACATTACCGCCATCATCACCGAAAAAGGGATCGTCAGCGGTGATTACCTCTTCGGGCTCAGAAAGGCCGCGGGTATCTGACCTATGCACGTGGAACGTTTTTCCCATGAGTTCAGCCGCATCATGGGCCTTGCCGACCAGGGGGACCGGGCACGGGCGCTGGCCTCCTTTCTGGAGTTCCACGGCTATCTCCACGGTGAGCGTTCGGCAGAAAATACCATCCTGTCCGGGGCGCACCTTTCCGTCGATGCATTGCACCGCATTATTGTCGGCTCGCTTTTGACCCCCGTGCCCGACATGGCGCTCAACGCCTTTGAACGCCTGACCGCCGTCATCCCCACCCAAGACCTGGCCGAAGTAGCCCAGCGCCGAAAGCGTCTGGGACAATTTATCCAGGTGTGCGGTTCCTCCCCGTTCCTGGTCAACCTGATGTATAAGACCCCCGCCACATTCCGCTGGCTGTTTCTGGAGAACGCCGTCGATCTTGCCCGCAAGGATGGGGAGATGCTGGCCACCCTCCGCTCCCGGGTGGATGAGGGAACCGATTTCACGGAACTGCTCAGGGTGCTGCGCTGTTTCAAACGGGCCGAGATCCTGCGGATCGCCGCGCGCGATCTGAACGGCCTGGCCTCCCTGGAGGAGGTGACCGGCGAACTTTCCTGCTTGGCGGCCGCGTCGCTGCAGGTGGCCTACGAGGTCTGCCGCCGTTGCCTGATCCGGGAGTACGGCGTCCCTCTGGTTGAGGGCGAAGACGGCCTCCGGGAAGCGGAGATGACCGTGATCGGCATGGGCAAGCTGGGGGGGAATGAACTGAACTTCTCCTCGGACATCGATATCATCTATTTTTATGAGTCGGACCGTGGAGAGACCAGTGGCATAGAGAATGGCCCCGGTGTGAGGAAGGGGGTGGTCTCCCTGCACACCTTTTTCAACAAGCTGGGGGAGATGATCAGCAAGGCGCTCTCCCTGGTTACCGAGGACGGCTTCGTCTTTCGGGTGGACGTGGGGCTGCGACCGGAGGGCAAATCCGGCGATATGGCGATTTCCCTGCGTTCTGCGGAGATCTACTACGAATCCTGGGGCCAGTCCTGGGAGCGTACGGCCATGCTCAAGGCGAGGCCGGTGGCCGGTTCCCTGGAACTGGGCAATCAGTTGCTGAAGCTGCTCCAGCCGTTCGTCTACCGCAAATACCTCGATTACAACCTGATCGAGGATATGAAGAACATGAAGCAGAAGATCGATGCCTCCCTGGCCCGCTCCATGGAGGGGGAGGCCAACCTCAAGCTGGGGCGTGGGGGGATACGGGAGATCGAGTTTTTCATCCAGGCTCTGCAACTGGTCTATGCCGGCAAGAATCCCCATCTGCGGGAGCGTAATTCGCTCAAGGCGTTGGACACCCTGCTGGCGGCGCACCTGATCACGGACGACGACCATCGCAGACTTTCCGAGGCCTACCGTTTTCTCCGCACGGCCGAGCACCGTATCCAGGTGGTTCAGGAGCGTCAGACCCATAATCTCCCCGCCAAAGAGGAGGAGTTGGAGGCCCTGGCCCGCCGCTGCGGTTTCCTGCGCCCCAACGGCCCGGAACGATTTATGGAAACCCTGGAGGAACATCGCAGTAACGTCTCCTCCATCTACGGCAACCTGTTCCTTTCCCGCGACGAGAAGCTCAAACAGGATGTGGACCCCAAGGTGCTCCTTTTCCTCGATGCCAAGGCCGATCCCGACCTGGTCAAGGATATGCTGGCCGAGCGCCGTTTCGAGGACGTGGAGCGTGCCTACGAGAACCTCCAGGCGCTGCGGCGCGGCCCTGAGAGCGGCAACCTCACCGAGCGCGGCCGCCGCACCCTGGAAAAGATCGCTCCCCTGCTGTTACAGGAGATCTTCCTGTCGCCCGACCCCGATATGGCCCTTGCCAACCTGGAACGTTTTCTGGCCATCATCGGCACCCGCTCCTCCTACTATGCCCTGCTGGCCGAAAATCGTGAGACGCTCAAGCTGCTGGTCTCACTGTTCGGCATGTCCGAATTCCTCTCCAAGATCCTGATCAGCCACCCGGAGCTGCTGGACAGCATGGTGGCCCGCAGTTATGCCTCCACGCTCAAACCGAGGGAGATGATGGACCGGGAACTGGTGGGCCTGCTGGAGCGATCCGACTATTTCGAAGAACAGTTGGACGTGCTGCGGCGATACCGCAACGAGGAGTTCCTGCGCATCGGCTTGAACGATATCCACGGCAAACTGGGCCAGGGGGAGGCCACCGCCCAGTTGACCGTGCTGGGCGAGGCCTGCCTGGGGGCGGCCTACCGCTTGGCGGTGCAGGACCTGAAGCGTTTCGGCCGCCCGATGTTCCGCTTCGAGGGGAACGATGCCGAGGCGTCCCTGGCGGTGATCGCCATGGGCAAACTGGGGGGGGGCGACCTCAACTATCATTCCGACCTGGACATCATCTTCGTCTATGATCGCCAGGGTACGACGAACGGCGAGAAACGGATCTCCAACCACGAATACTTTGCCAAACTGGCCCAAAAGATCATCTCGATCCTGAGCATGCAGACCCGCGAGGGATATGTGTACAAGATCGACACCCGCCTGCGACCGTCGGGCAACGCCGGTCCACTGGTCACCTCCCTGGATTCGTTCCTGGAATATCACCGCAAGGAGGCGCAGATATGGGAACGCCAGGCGCTTACCAAGGCACGGGTGGTGCTGGGAAACGATAGCCTGGGGGTCCAGTTGCACGACGTGATCCGCCATACGGTCTACGGGACCTCGATCGATGACGAGGGACGCCGCGAGATCCATCGGCTGCGGATGCGCATGGAGAACGAACTGGCGCGGGAAAAGGACGGCAGCTACAATATCAAGACCGGCCGGGGCGGCATCGTCGACGTGGAGTTCGTCACCCAGTATCTGCAACTCAAGTACGGGTGCCGGTATCCTGAACTGCGCACCACCAGTACCTTGGTGGCCCTCAGGGAGATCGGGGGGCTGGGCCTTGTGCCGGAAAACGGCGCCGAGGTGCTGCTCTCCGGTTTCACCTTCCTGCGCAAGCTGGAAAATCGCCTGCGCATCATCCACGACTACTCGGTGAACGATCTGGCCGGGTCGAAAAACTACCTGAACAAGCTGGCCCGGCGCTTGGGCTATGATCCTGCCCTGAAAAACCCGGGCGCGGCGCTGATCAGCGATTACGAGGAGACCACCGGGAAAATCCGGGACTGCTATGCCCGGATTCTGGGCGAATTGGCGTAACAAGGAGAGGGGGAGCCATGAACATCCGCAAGAAGTTCCTTGACTATGAGTACGAAGAGGTGCTGGACGGCCGCACGCGCGAGCTGATCCGCGTGGGCTGCGCCATCGCCGTGGGGTGCCCCACCTGACTGAAGAAGCACTTCGCGGCCGCGAAGTCCCATGGCGCTACGGATGCGGAACTCCGTGAGGCGATCGCCTACGGCGCGATAGCCCCCGGCGGCAGGGCCAAGAATTTTGCCCTGGATATGCTGGCGGAGATGGAACAGGAATAGCAAAAGATACGGGTGGGGGAGGTCTCCGCCCGTATCTTTTGCGTATCAGGCGGTTTCTGAAGCCGGCTCTTCCTGGAGGATCACCTGGCTCAACGCCTCGTCGATTTTGTTGATATCGACGGTGGTATTGAAACAGGGGCCGAAAGGACGGTCGTTGAGGATGCCGATTACCGGCAAGGGATAACAATCCTTGATGCCGGAGGTGAGGTCACGTTCGCAGGCCACGGCCAACACCAGTTTCGGGCGCTTCTCCACGATCACCTTGCGGGCCAGTGTGCCCCCGGTGGCCACGGAGATGTCCACATGGTACTTTTTGCCGATGCCCACCAAGCCTTTGATGTCGCAACGGCCGCACTGCACGCATTTCTTGATGTCGCCCGTGACCTTGATCTCGCAGTCGAACAACTGGATGCAGTGGGGGAGCAGCACCAGGATACGGTCGGGCTTGACTTTCTGGCGCTGGGAGATGACCAGGCTGTTGTTCATGGCGATGAAGGATTGGCGGATGCTGTCCTTGTCGAGCCCCAGCCCCCGGCCGACCAGTTCGATCATCGGCAGGAGAAACTTGATGACCACCAGGCGCATGAAACGGGTGAAAAAGATGTCCTTGCCCAGGGCGGTGGTCAGCACCAGCAGGCCGGTCCCCAGGATGGCCACCCCCGAGAGCACCGCCACGACGATGCCGACGATGTGGGGCAGTTGGGGGTGGATGTTGGCAAGGCCGCGATTGGGGACCCACCAGGCAAGAAAGGTCAGGCCGACCACGAGCAGGCAGGTGAAGCCCATCAGGGAGATGAACAGGCGTTTGCGGGGTGGGGTGGTGGTCCCTTGCGTGTCGGTCATTACGGTGTCTCTCCGCCACTGGTTTCTATCCCGAGCAGGGAACCTTCCGAAACCGGGTAGCCGGCCAGGAAACTGGCGGCGTCCAAGCGCTTTTTCCCTGCCGTCTGCAATTCCTCTATAATGATGCTCCCGGTTAGGCAGGCGATTTCGAACGCGCCTTTGGCCGCCCGCAACACCGCGCCGGGTTGGCCGCTGCCGTTACCGACCCGGGTGCGGTAGATTTTGAGCACGTGGCCGTCCATGAAGGTATAGGCGCCGGGCCAGACGCTCAGGCCGCGCACCTGGTTATGGATGGCGCGGGCGTCGCGGGACCAGTCGATCAGGCCGTCCTCCTTCTTCAGCATGGGGGCGTAGCATGATACGGCATTGTCCTGTTCCCGGGGCGGTATGGAGGTGGTCTTGAGCCCGTCCAGGGTCTCGGCCAGCAATTGCGCGCCCATGACGGACATGCGGTCGTGGAGAACGGCGATATTCTCGTTCTCGTCAATGGGCGTGGCCCGGGAGAGCAGCATCGGGCCGGTATCCAGGCCGACATCCATCAGCATCGTCGTAACGCCGGTTTCGCTCTCGCCGTTGACGATGCACCAGTTGAGGGGCGCAGCCCCACGGTACCGGGGCAGGAGCGAAGCGTGGACGTTGATGCAGCCATGGGGGGGAATTTCCAGGAGCACCTTGGGAAGAATCTGCCCGAAGGCCACCACCACGATCACATCCGGTTCGAGCCGGCGGATCTCGTCGATGAAGGCCGGGTCGCGCACCTTGTGGGGTTGGTACACCGGGATGCCGTGACGCTGCGCCACTTCCTTTACCGGCGGCGGCATCAGCTTCTGGCCGCGCCCTTTGGGCCGGTCCGGCTGGGTGACCACTGCCAGCAGGTTTTCGCCGCGGTCGATGAGGACCTGCAGTGTGGGGCACGCGAATTCGGGAGTCCCCATGAAAATGATCCGCCAGCCGGTCATTTGTCGCCCCTTTTCTCTTCGGCGGCTTTGCGGAACTTGCGCTGGAACAGGTCGCGCTTGAGCGGGGAAAGGTGATCGACAA is a window from the Oryzomonas sagensis genome containing:
- the fmt gene encoding methionyl-tRNA formyltransferase — protein: MTGWRIIFMGTPEFACPTLQVLIDRGENLLAVVTQPDRPKGRGQKLMPPPVKEVAQRHGIPVYQPHKVRDPAFIDEIRRLEPDVIVVVAFGQILPKVLLEIPPHGCINVHASLLPRYRGAAPLNWCIVNGESETGVTTMLMDVGLDTGPMLLSRATPIDENENIAVLHDRMSVMGAQLLAETLDGLKTTSIPPREQDNAVSCYAPMLKKEDGLIDWSRDARAIHNQVRGLSVWPGAYTFMDGHVLKIYRTRVGNGSGQPGAVLRAAKGAFEIACLTGSIIIEELQTAGKKRLDAASFLAGYPVSEGSLLGIETSGGETP
- the glnE gene encoding bifunctional [glutamate--ammonia ligase]-adenylyl-L-tyrosine phosphorylase/[glutamate--ammonia-ligase] adenylyltransferase, with protein sequence MHVERFSHEFSRIMGLADQGDRARALASFLEFHGYLHGERSAENTILSGAHLSVDALHRIIVGSLLTPVPDMALNAFERLTAVIPTQDLAEVAQRRKRLGQFIQVCGSSPFLVNLMYKTPATFRWLFLENAVDLARKDGEMLATLRSRVDEGTDFTELLRVLRCFKRAEILRIAARDLNGLASLEEVTGELSCLAAASLQVAYEVCRRCLIREYGVPLVEGEDGLREAEMTVIGMGKLGGNELNFSSDIDIIYFYESDRGETSGIENGPGVRKGVVSLHTFFNKLGEMISKALSLVTEDGFVFRVDVGLRPEGKSGDMAISLRSAEIYYESWGQSWERTAMLKARPVAGSLELGNQLLKLLQPFVYRKYLDYNLIEDMKNMKQKIDASLARSMEGEANLKLGRGGIREIEFFIQALQLVYAGKNPHLRERNSLKALDTLLAAHLITDDDHRRLSEAYRFLRTAEHRIQVVQERQTHNLPAKEEELEALARRCGFLRPNGPERFMETLEEHRSNVSSIYGNLFLSRDEKLKQDVDPKVLLFLDAKADPDLVKDMLAERRFEDVERAYENLQALRRGPESGNLTERGRRTLEKIAPLLLQEIFLSPDPDMALANLERFLAIIGTRSSYYALLAENRETLKLLVSLFGMSEFLSKILISHPELLDSMVARSYASTLKPREMMDRELVGLLERSDYFEEQLDVLRRYRNEEFLRIGLNDIHGKLGQGEATAQLTVLGEACLGAAYRLAVQDLKRFGRPMFRFEGNDAEASLAVIAMGKLGGGDLNYHSDLDIIFVYDRQGTTNGEKRISNHEYFAKLAQKIISILSMQTREGYVYKIDTRLRPSGNAGPLVTSLDSFLEYHRKEAQIWERQALTKARVVLGNDSLGVQLHDVIRHTVYGTSIDDEGRREIHRLRMRMENELAREKDGSYNIKTGRGGIVDVEFVTQYLQLKYGCRYPELRTTSTLVALREIGGLGLVPENGAEVLLSGFTFLRKLENRLRIIHDYSVNDLAGSKNYLNKLARRLGYDPALKNPGAALISDYEETTGKIRDCYARILGELA
- a CDS encoding GSU3128 family (seleno)protein, translated to MNIRKKFLDYEYEEVLDGRTRELIRVGCAIAVGCPTULKKHFAAAKSHGATDAELREAIAYGAIAPGGRAKNFALDMLAEMEQE
- a CDS encoding helicase C-terminal domain-containing protein, coding for MHKYFSDDALLLMRHEIEAAAGNEVFFIGRADLEGIVFEVEAIARGSKQAVPAILTRAACGDVVIHNHPSGDLTPSGADMDIASVAGNQGIGFAIIDNGCTRCYQVVSPFTEKKGELLSLDEIARVFAPDGMMAHLKGYEQRDEQVHMAFAVAEAFNRDRVVLVEAGTGTGKSLAYLVPAILWAVRNNQRVVVSTNTINLQEQLIRKDLPFLARNSSLEFKAVLVKGRGNYACLRKLENAEAEPSLFPDEAAAELTAIIEWSKSCQDGCRSDLAFTPREGTWEEVCCEADQCSRSRCKHFNRCFFYRARRDASAAKVLVVNHALLLSDIVLRKETGYDATAILPPFTRLIFDEGHHLEDVATNHLSLIISRGGILRQLYRLVPPKANRSGLLTIISARLARDLPDTMEALYTELSALLESHLLPKAHDLTGLTEQSMDWLALAVEREAGGEGGRERKLRITPALEQGAFWQECRGRAHALADAVNDYTSALRSLLRRCEDLPDKLREKMADQLLDAGGIEGRLQAMADGLLFFTSDAEGYCRWIEARSGHRGVQARLCAAPLDISGQVKETILDRIKTIIVTSATLTVGGDFGYLKKRTGFGLLAPERLGELRLASPFDYASQVFAGIPEDMPEPTAPGFRQALEERILQAVTISKGGAFILFTSYDLLNRVHGALAPELARRGLTALKQGETGRHALLSRFRKENNAVLFGTDSFWEGVDVKGEALRLVIIARLPFQVPTEPVQQARTEQIQAAGGDPFREFSVPQAVIKFRQGFGRLIRSRDDRGAVLILDRRVTTKNYGRIFLRSLPDTALVKGTTEEVFRKMAAFFGEPVS
- the mtnA gene encoding S-methyl-5-thioribose-1-phosphate isomerase, with amino-acid sequence MSFRTIEWRDNAVIMIDQTRLPGEEVYTTYEDFKSVAEAIKGMIIRGAPAIGVAAAMGVALGAREIIADTHESFFRQLENVCEIMARTRPTAVNLFWGIERMKRVAEAHRGKSLDQIREALKKEAIRIEEEDLTICRNIGKWGATLIPQGATILTHCNAGGLATAGYGTALGVIRAAHEAGKDIKVFADETRPWLQGARLTAWELVKEGIPATLISDNMAGFFMNRGEITCCVVGADRIAANGDTANKIGTYSVAVLAKENNIPFYVAAPLSTLDLSLSDGSRIPIEERPRDEVTHIKGIAIAPAGVSVRNPAFDVTPARYITAIITEKGIVSGDYLFGLRKAAGI
- a CDS encoding DUF116 domain-containing protein, yielding MTDTQGTTTPPRKRLFISLMGFTCLLVVGLTFLAWWVPNRGLANIHPQLPHIVGIVVAVLSGVAILGTGLLVLTTALGKDIFFTRFMRLVVIKFLLPMIELVGRGLGLDKDSIRQSFIAMNNSLVISQRQKVKPDRILVLLPHCIQLFDCEIKVTGDIKKCVQCGRCDIKGLVGIGKKYHVDISVATGGTLARKVIVEKRPKLVLAVACERDLTSGIKDCYPLPVIGILNDRPFGPCFNTTVDINKIDEALSQVILQEEPASETA